One segment of Deltaproteobacteria bacterium DNA contains the following:
- a CDS encoding FAD-dependent oxidoreductase, with the protein GGGPIGCEFANIFARLGTHVTIVEVMDRLLPYCEREISRLIKKRFEERGMRIITGKALSSAGIKGNSVALVIDDDEEVSADKVLMAVGRRLNSFGLNLEELKVEMEGNAIRVNEKMETSVPGIYAIGDVTGKMALAHVAAQEGKVALSNAMGKDALMDYSAIPWAVYVHPEIASVGKGEESLKREGIPYYAGRFPYLANGKAVAMREEDGFVKVLVSKEDDTVLGVHIMGSHASDLIAEAALAMQMGCTVKDISNTIHAHPTLAEAVQEAWEDTHGMAIHKAGRRII; encoded by the coding sequence GGTGGTGGGCCCATCGGTTGTGAATTTGCCAATATCTTTGCAAGACTGGGTACGCACGTAACTATTGTAGAGGTCATGGACAGGCTTTTGCCTTATTGCGAAAGGGAAATATCGAGACTCATTAAGAAGCGTTTCGAAGAGCGCGGCATGCGGATTATTACGGGAAAGGCCCTTTCCTCTGCCGGGATCAAGGGAAATAGTGTTGCCCTTGTAATTGATGACGATGAAGAGGTTTCGGCAGATAAGGTATTAATGGCAGTGGGGAGGCGTCTCAACAGTTTCGGACTTAACCTTGAAGAGTTGAAGGTGGAGATGGAGGGTAATGCTATCAGGGTGAATGAAAAGATGGAAACCTCTGTCCCCGGCATTTATGCCATTGGCGATGTAACGGGCAAGATGGCTCTGGCTCATGTAGCGGCACAGGAGGGAAAGGTGGCCCTTTCCAATGCCATGGGTAAGGATGCCCTTATGGATTACAGCGCCATCCCCTGGGCGGTCTATGTACACCCCGAGATTGCCTCTGTTGGCAAAGGAGAAGAATCATTAAAAAGAGAGGGTATCCCTTATTATGCGGGTAGATTCCCTTATCTGGCCAACGGCAAGGCCGTTGCCATGAGAGAAGAGGATGGTTTTGTAAAGGTACTGGTTTCAAAAGAGGATGATACCGTTCTTGGCGTACATATTATGGGTTCTCATGCCTCCGACCTTATTGCCGAGGCGGCTCTTGCCATGCAGATGGGTTGCACCGTTAAGGATATTTCAAATACCATACATGCTCATCCCACCCTGGCCGAAGCGGTTCAGGAAGCCTGGGAGGATACGCATGGCATGGCTATTCATAAAGCGGGAAGAAGAATTATATAA